aaataaaatcagaaataaacaaatgggacctaattaaacttaaaagcttttgctcaacaaagaaaacaattgacaaaatgaaaacagattgaatgggagaaaatatttgtaaacaatatGACCAAAAAAGGGTTAATacccaacatatataaacatctcatacaacttaacatcaaaaaacaactcaatttaaaaaatgggcagaagaacccgaaagatatattttgaaagaagacATCAGAtgaccaagaggcacatgaaaagatactcaacatcaggTGTtctcttgtgtcacagcagggtaagtatccagcgttgccacagctgtggcacaggtcacaactgtgacatGGGCTCaagccctgacccaggaactttcacatgctgtagatgcagcaaaacaaaaagatgctcaacatcactaatcattagggaaatgcaaatcaaaatcacaatgagatcacatcacacctgtcagaatggctatcatgaaaaagaacataaataacaaatgttgaaaagaatacagagaaaagggaaccctcttacactgctggtggggatgtaaattggtgcagccactgtggaaaacagtatggaagtttctcaaaaactacaaatagaactatgatccagcaattctaatcctgggtatatatctgaaaaaacaaaaaccctaatttgaaaaggtatatgcaccccaatattcatagcaggattatttacaattgccaagatatggaagcaacctaagtgtccaccaaagCTGAATgtaaaaagaagatatggtatataatcaagggaatactactcttccataaaaaaatgaaaatttgccatttgcagcaacatggatggacctggaggatattatgctaaatgaaataagtcagagaaagacaaaggtgTATGACATTACATGTATgtagaatgtaaaaaataaaaataatgaatatagcaaaaaagactcagagatatagaaaatatactactggttaccagtggggatagggaaaaggggaggggtaAGATAAGGCTAGGAGATTAAGTACAAACTACtacgtataaaataaataagagtccTTCCTATaatggctaagtgggttaagaacccaacagagtgtcaatccctggtctcactcagtgggttaaggatccagtgttgccgcaagcggcagcataggctgcaggtgtggctctgatccagtgttgccatggctatggcataggcctgcagctgtgggtcCAATTCAAcatctagcccaggaacttccatatgctacaggtgcatccATAAGAAGGAAataaggataaaaaagaaaaaaataagatacaagaatatattgtaaaACACAGGGAAATTATTTTATACTAATTATAAATTGAacataaccttttaaaattatgactcaatctattgtacacctgaaacatttaATATTGTGTATCAACtctatctcaattaaaaataatagaaaccaaaagaaaagaacaaatgaacaaacataaaacagaaagagtcatagagtcatagatacagagaacaaagagaaGGGAAGGTATGGGGGGGATGGACAAGAGAAaaaggtgagggagattaagaagcACAAAATtcccagttacaaaataaatgagtcgtgaacatgaaatgtacagtgtgggaaaTATAGTCAGTAATTATATAGTATCTTTGTATAATGACAGATACTAACTAGACTTATTGTAATGgttattttgtaatgtatagaatTATCTAATTACTATATTTTAATGCAAGAAGTAACATTGTcttataagtcaattatatttcaaaaccacccaaacaaacaaactgttaGAAAGAGAGATCATATTTCAGGTTACCAGAGGCAGAAGGTAGGGGAAGGGGGTATTGGGGAAgatgatcaaaaggtacaaatttccagttataaaataaataagtactagggatggaAAGTACAACACATATTTAACACTGCTGTATATTATTTATGAAAGTGAagaaagtaaatcctaagagttcttatcacaaggaaaatgtttcttttttaaaattttataactataTGAGGTGATTGATGTTCACTAAaatgattgtggtaatcattttatgaTGTGTGTGTCAGATCATCATGCTGTCCACTTTAGACTTATACAGTTCTGTATGTCTATTAtctctcaataaatttagaagaaaaggaaactaaataGGAATATTCCCTCAAGACCATCtcagtatatttttctttattattacacaatttttaaaatatttcatcccACAGTTAAAGTTTTTACCAAGTAAATAAGTGTCCCTCTACAGGCAGTGAAGTGTAAAATATACTAGAAGATAGGaatgaaaacaggaaagaaatgctTGTCTCAGAAGGAATCAAatggaaagagaataaaagatacaataaattataataaggagaaagaaaacactccGTAATTTTAGATGTGTGACTAAAACTCAAGGAATTTAAAGTAGATGAGAGAACtgcaaaaaagaatgtcttttccaTGACATGTTACATGTAGAGAAAGTGCAGGTGGAGAGAATATTTACCTTCAACAGGGTTTagtgttaaaaaaattatttcaattataaatgtacttcatttcaaaaaatatatatcttatatttgaatgaaaatagcacagttattttaaattactacTTTTTATTGCTAATTTTCCAAACTCCAGTCCATGTCTTaggatttcctttcatttccctgTTCACAAATATACCTTCAAATACCTACCCTTCTCTAAAGTATGTACTTCAGAAATCCCTGGCTTCCAATTGCTAGATTAGGTAATACCTGAATACAGCTAAGAAGAAGGCCCTTATTCCAGTTCTATATGGATGACAccctctattttaaaagaaatatcttcATTCTTGGTATCAGATGAATCTTCAGGAACAGCATTTGGTTCTAAATGCTCTTCAGATTTGGGCTCATCTTCCAAAGCCAGTGATTCTAATGTTACCACTGGTACAtctgctgccttgggagactgatatTCAGTTGGCACATTCTCTaccagagcctcatctgcagggATTTGTTCAGATAGTGGAAGCTGACCTTTAGGATAGGTGTCTTCTACAGAGATTTGCGTAATAAAGGACTCCTCATCTAGTAAAGACTGTCCATCAACAGGGATCATTTCTGAGGTAATTTCTTCCTCTGGAGGAGGCTGAAGTTCAGCTAGACCTGCCTTGTCAGAGATCTCCTCAGGGGGTAGAGAATGAACTTCATATGGGGCCTCTTCTTCAGGGGCCTCCTCAGCTGGTAGAGGCTGAACTTCAGAGGAGGCCTCTTCTGCAAGAGCCTCCTCAGCTTGTCGAGGATGAACTTCAGCAGGGGCCTCCTCAGTTGGTGGAGGCTGGACTTCTTCTGGGGCCTCTTCAGCTGGTTCAGGCTGGACTTCTATGGAGGACTCTTCTGCAGGGGCCTCCTCAGCTGGTGAGGGCTGAACTTCTGTGGAGAACTCTTCTTTAAGGGCCTCCCCAGCTGTTAGAGGCTGAACTTTGATGGAGGCCTTTTCTGCAGGGGCCTCCTCTGCAGGGGCCTCCTCCTCAATTAGTAGAGCCTGAACTTCAGAGGATGCCTCTTCTGCAAGGGCCTCCTCAGCTGGTTGAGGATGAACTTCAGCAGAGTCTTCCTCAGTTGGTGGAGGCTGGGCTTCTTCTGGGGCTTCTTCAGCTGGTGCAGGCTGAATTTCTATGGAGAACTCCTCTTCAATGGCCTCCCCAGCTGGTGGAGGCTTAACTTTGACAGAGGATTCTTCTTCAAGGGCCTCCCCAGCTGGTGGAGGCTGAACTTTGACAGAGGATTCTTCTTCAGGGGCCTCCCCAGCTGGTGGAGGCTGCACTTCAGTGGAGACCTCTTCTGCAAGGGCCTCCTCAGCTGGTGGAAGCTGAACTTCTTCTTGGGACTCTTCTACAGGGGCCTCCTCATCTGGTAGAGGCTGAACTTCTGTGGAAGTCTCTTCTGCAAGAGTAGGCTTTACGTTATCAGGGGCATCATCTCCATGTGCCTCTTCATCTGGAGAAGGTTGTATTTCAATAGGAGCCTCCTCAGTTAGTGGAGGCTGAACTTCAGAAAGGACTTCTGCAGGAGTCTTCTCAGCTAGTGGAAGTTGCATCTCAGCAGAGATCTCTTCTGATGCAGGAGGCTTTACTTCAACTGGAACATCTTGCTCATCTTCTACATGCAGTGGAGCATCTTTTTTGGTCTGTTGAGTATCAGTTCTGCTGCCACTTTTCTGTCTAATTTTTTCATTACTATTCACTGCAGGTTGAGATTCAGGATGTTCACTAACAAATATCTTCCCTGAGGATTTGTGTTTCTGCGCACCTTCCTTTGACTCTGGCCAGCCAATAACCACTTTTGCTGATTCAGTAATATATGTCTGCTGTTCCTtgtctgctttctcttttttaaaaatgtccatcaTTGTCCAGTCTCCAGTACAATTGGTCTGCTGAGATCTGTCTGTTTTGAGATGAAGTGAGTGTCTCCTTGGTGGAATTTCTACCTCCTGAACACTCTCCAGAAATTCAGGGGCTGCTTCATCAACAGCAGCTAGCTTTTCTTCAGGTGCCACTGTTCGACAAGatgatttgatttcatttttcttttctgcaataGCGTCTGTCTGCAGAGATTTATCAGTCATATTCTGCACATGCTTTCTCTGTGTCCAAGTTTGCTGAAGTTGAGCAGATAAACTACCAGATTCATAGTTGATTTTTCTTCCAGGAATACTACCAATACTAAGGGTAGCTTTGGGGGCAGATGACTGTGATATAGGCAAGTGTGTCTTTTTCTCTGTCACTTCAGTCTGTTGGGACTTATCTATCATTGGTTGGCTGGGCTGTCTTCTCTTTCGAATTTCTTGCCTCCCTGCTGAGACAGGCTGGTTAGATTCATcactttccttcatttctaaGACTAATAGACTTcaaattttttaatcttcaagTAATTAATCATCAAGAATGACAAACGTACCAGGTGGTTAAGCCTTTACCTTCCTCATTAAGTGTTGTTCTGTTGAGCTACCTCAGAAAAAGGTAATTCATAAATCATTACATTCTGTACTATACTCTTGTTGGATCCCACCTTACTTAGTAAGAATCTTTCCTTCTCTAGTATGACTAAATCTAACTTCTAGAAGTTTCCCTAAAAGTCTATGACATCATAGCCAATTCTCCCTACAAAATTCCATCAGTGGAAAATACCCAGAACTTTTTAATATGGTAAACACTCATGGAGACTGGCTGCAAGTGAGATCTACTGTTTGAAATATAAAGTTTACAAAAGTGTTTGTCTAGCAGAGGAATAAAATGTAAACTCCAGTAATGCTGCTTTCTTACAGTTGGAGAACTTTTAATTCTGTTCATTTCATCCTACTATCAAAGAAAGTTATAATGCAAAATTCTGAATGCTACAGCCTATTTTCAATTGTTAGAGAAAACAACTGGTAACATGTGTGGTGATGCTCTatcaatatatgtttatataatatgAGGGAAAGTTGCTATTTTGAAAAACTTGAGTTCTGAGGTCCACACCCATTGGAGGTCCACACTTTCTTATGTCCTTATGCTCAGTAACTACAAGAGTCTACTAAAGCATGTATGCCTTTTCAAATAACTTaagctattttaattttcaactATTTCAGAAAATAGTTCCACCCAAAGTTTGCCAAATAAAAGGATATTGAGTCTAAAAATGTGTCAagtaaaataaaggcatttttgaTACAGTCACTATATACTCTGTTGAACAACCACATAGGAATGAATTCccaaaagaagattaaaaactttaaattaaaGCTTTGAAGGAGAGGAATCTGAGATAAGCAggctgaaaatggcattaaaacagatttaaaatataaataaaacttttatatacATCACACAAAAATTGTACTAGAAAGATGGAGATTGGTCAAAAGATGAgcaaaaaccacatttttttagtctaaggaaagttaaaaaagagaaaatagactttaaaaatgtagTCATAAGAGACAATGTAATAAACATATCTAAACAATCATTATGACTTTATTAACCTaggactattttaaaattttgttgtgtcTCATTGTCCCCAGGAAATATAAAAGTGTTATTAAATAATTATCCTTGTTTGACATGCATTAGTCATAATCGTAGTTAGGTCATCTTAGCCAAAAAGTAAGCACTTTCCACATTCCTTGACCTAGCCGTTAAAGTATTATCTATATCTCTATGCAAGTCTTGGTGAATATTTGTTGGGTGTAATTGGAGGATTGTGTTTAGAAACCATGCTTCTTGTCCTACATCTCAACTAgctctgctttcatttttgtcCATTCTGCTCCACTATGATTTATCTTTCTAAGGTTTAATAAACTGAAGTAAAAGACttgtcactttaaaaattatttatataggtTTTAATCATACCTGCTGTAgtttaaaattaggttgtttacCAACTTCTTTGTAGTCTGGTGTTCCTCTCAATCGAATCTGTCAAACATTGTATGTATTTCATAATCAAGTTTCTGATATTTTATGTAGAATATTCAGTCTATTTGGGTCAATTCATaacaagaaataaatttcaaaactaaaattGCCTTAATTGActtaatacaatattgtatatattGAATTACTTTTGCTATTTCAACTTAAGATTCTACCAGATTTTCCACAGACATAAATTCAATTCCCAGTTctatgttatttttgtttccttctccatGGAGTAATGAAGAACTCGATCTTTCTTAATTACACACCAAGCTATCATAGTAAATAACCTGTTCCAACTAGCTGATTCATAGTAGGAAATCGATATTCCTAAATGAtcaatcaattaaaaatttactTGATATTCCATATAGAATTATATGGGACTTCATGAAGCAGTTTCTCATCATATGTTTTAAGATCTCCAAATGCTCCTTTTGTCCTGCTGATATATTCCACCAAAAATTACATTATTCAGTCTACTGATCAATTTTGGGTTTGGTGTTTTAACCTTTCTTTAAGAAATTTCACACTATTTTAGCTCTCTCCCCTTCATTTGATTCACatctgttatgggttgaattgtataTCCCAAAAAGATATGTTGATGTTCTAACccatgaatgtgaccttatttggataTAGGGTCTTTGCGAATATAATCAAGACGTTAAGAtggtgccctaaaaagagaaaaatttggacACAAAAAGTTATAGGAAAGATGCCCTTATGAAGATGGAGATAGAGATTAGAGTTATCCTGCCACAAAGCAACAAACATCTAGAACTACCAGAAATGAAGAGGCAATGAAGGGTCCTACTCTAGTGGCTTCAGAAGGACCATAACCCTGTCAACACCTGGATGTGGGGGCTTTAAGCCTCTAGAACTAGAATAAGTTTCTGATGCTTTAACCCAGTTTGTGATATTTTCTTATgtcagccctaggaaaaaaatgcaatgttttAGAGCCCCATGCTATATATCTGACTCCCTCAGTCTCTagtatttgttctttatttctgagTCAGGTTTGGTATTTAGTTTCATACAATCTTTGATATAttattccaaaaataataaaatcagagtgATTTGTTGAAAGGCCTCTATCTGACTATTTGCATTCAATCTCACCAAAAAAATTTGCTGACTGGaacttaactttatttttaattataatgacTTTGAAAGCCATGATTTAGCGATAACAGAGATATTTCCAATCAATATAGACCAAATATCTgaactgtgacctatactgctTCATTCTAAACTGAGTAGATCAAATAAGATGAAGTCTGAAAACTATCCATTGGATATGACAACCACAAAGTCATTGGTAATTTGAGTAAGAGTAATTTCAACGGAAAGTGGGGAATAGAAGGGATAAAAATCTAACATttttgtgaattaaaaataaataaaataaaattgtagcaaaaaaataagtataaaatattacataaagaaCTATACTTAATATACTAAAAGATCTtagaaaatcaatataaaaacacaatagaaaaaaattttaagaacatgaataaaaaatgtataaaggaaaaataactaaccaatatataaaaagatcatcttcacttctaaaattaaaattaagagttcctatcatggctcagtggaaacaaacccaaacagtatccatgaatatatggattcaatccctggctctgctcaatggattaaagattcagtgttgccataagctttgATATAGGTCAccgatacagctcagatctggcattgctatggctgtggtgtaggttggcaactgcagctccagttttacccctagcctgggaatttccatatgccacaggtgcagccataaataaataaaattaaaataatatcaatgTAAAATtagcacatatttattttaaagataatatcaCTCCatagacacacatacaaacacacatgccCCAAAAAGTGAGAGTATTATTAAAAGGATGGTGTCCTACATCACTGACAGGACTTTAAAATTGATATAATCTTTATTCTAGAGAATTTGAATGTAAACATCAAAAGTTTCTAAAATATGCATGCCATTTGCCAACAACTCTACtttcaagaaaattaattttagaaatagtcattccctcaataaatatttactgaataccttTCTATTCCAGGGACAGTTGCTACACATTGGGAAAACAACATAATACAAAAAGACATCCTTCCCTGTCCTTATGAATCTCACAGTCTAGTAGGAGAAACTAAATAATAagtataaaaattgtaaaaatagtgTTAATTAATGAAGAGGGAATATAATTTACCTATAGTAATAGGACCAGAAGGGTTTTATAGGAGAGACAATCTAATTGAGAAATCATCAAAAGGAGTAACATTAGAAAGAAAATGCCATGTTCTAGGAACCGTAACAAATCTTCTGTAGCAGAAGGAAAGGCCAAGCaagcaaaggaaagcattcaTGAGATATAGTTGAAGAAGTAGATAGCAGCCTTATGATACACTGACAGAGACTCTATGAAGTGTTATTACTTTGGGTATAGCAATTGTAAACATTTATGCACCTAATATCAGAGCAtccaaatatacaaaacaaatattaaGAGAGCTGAAAGGATAAGTATACAACAATACAGCCATAGTAGGGGACTTGCTTATATCACTTTCATTAATGGGTGGATAATCCagatagaaaattattaaaaaaatttgatttgaaCTACGCTTTAATCAATGACCTAACAGACATATAAAAACATTCCTTCCAACAGTAGCAAAATAAATGTTCTCCTCAAACATACTTGGAATAtactccaggatagatcacatattGTCTAATAAAACAAGTCTAAACATGTGTAAGAggggcaggatcaagatggcagaggagtaggacatGGAGCTCACTTCCTCctacaaaaacatcaaaaaatacatCTACCAAGTGCAAcagttcacacagaacatctataGAATGGTAACAGAAGACCTCAGATttcagaaaagacaagaaaatctccacaaaaccaggtaggaaaaaaagacaaataacaaaaaagatatatatagagagaaaggtTTCAGGACTGGGCTTACACCCCAGGGAGTGAGCTGTGAGGGAGAAAAGGTTCCCACAGACCGGGAATTCCCATGGCTGGGACATGAGCCTGTATGGTGGGGAAGTCTCCAAGTCTAGAATGAGAGTGTAGCAACCAGTTTGATGGAGGCCAAATGGAGAGCAACCAGCACAGAAGTTCAGCACTGCTGTCCTGTGCTCCCCACCTAAGACACTCATCCATCAGTGTGGGTGGGGTCCGGGAGCTGAAGATCAGGCTTCAGAAGTCAGACCCAGGCTTCAGAAGTCAGACTAGGGTTGGCTACAGGCAGATAGAATGAATAGGTTGGACTGTGATAATAGAGGGTGTACTTGAAATAAACCTGGTTCTTCCAGAGAGGAAAGGTGCTATTGTTGGGGGCATGAGAGGAGAAGGGCAGGACTTCTATAAGAGCTTCTTCCACTGTGAGAATTCTCAGGCAATAGGACACCACCTACAAGAGGTATGGGGCATATGCTAGCCTCCACCACCACTGTAGGCTCCAGAGGTGGAAGGCTGCTAGGATATATGCTTACAGATGCTGAGCCCTGCCACCACTGTCCTGAGAGTATGCCAGTCACAGTCACCCCTGAAAAACCTGTAAGCAAGCACCAGGCCCTGAACCCTGCTTGGGAATGTGCCAACATCAGTGGTCCCTATGGGATCTGCAAGCAGGTGCCAAGCCCTGCCCCCTATGTCCAGAGAGAACAGTGAGCCCGAGACACCCCTGTGAAATCTGCAGGTGGGCATTTGGTCCTGCCCTTGCTGTCCCAGGAGTGTACTGAGGCCCTTAAACACCTGAAAAACATACAGGCAGGTGGTGGGAACTTCTCCTGCTGTCTTGGGAATGTGTGAGCCCCAGCTAGCCCTGCAAAACCTGTGGTGCTGAGCTCTGCCCTCAGTGTCCCTGAGTTGCAGAAGTAGGTAGCTGACTCTGCAGATATGCAAGTGGGTTCCATGCCCTGCCCAACTCTCTGGGGAGTGGGTGGGCCCCAGCTATACCTTTGAGTCCTGTGAATAGGTTATCAAGCCCTATCCCCAC
The nucleotide sequence above comes from Phacochoerus africanus isolate WHEZ1 chromosome 2, ROS_Pafr_v1, whole genome shotgun sequence. Encoded proteins:
- the FSCB gene encoding fibrous sheath CABYR-binding protein gives rise to the protein MKESDESNQPVSAGRQEIRKRRQPSQPMIDKSQQTEVTEKKTHLPISQSSAPKATLSIGSIPGRKINYESGSLSAQLQQTWTQRKHVQNMTDKSLQTDAIAEKKNEIKSSCRTVAPEEKLAAVDEAAPEFLESVQEVEIPPRRHSLHLKTDRSQQTNCTGDWTMMDIFKKEKADKEQQTYITESAKVVIGWPESKEGAQKHKSSGKIFVSEHPESQPAVNSNEKIRQKSGSRTDTQQTKKDAPLHVEDEQDVPVEVKPPASEEISAEMQLPLAEKTPAEVLSEVQPPLTEEAPIEIQPSPDEEAHGDDAPDNVKPTLAEETSTEVQPLPDEEAPVEESQEEVQLPPAEEALAEEVSTEVQPPPAGEAPEEESSVKVQPPPAGEALEEESSVKVKPPPAGEAIEEEFSIEIQPAPAEEAPEEAQPPPTEEDSAEVHPQPAEEALAEEASSEVQALLIEEEAPAEEAPAEKASIKVQPLTAGEALKEEFSTEVQPSPAEEAPAEESSIEVQPEPAEEAPEEVQPPPTEEAPAEVHPRQAEEALAEEASSEVQPLPAEEAPEEEAPYEVHSLPPEEISDKAGLAELQPPPEEEITSEMIPVDGQSLLDEESFITQISVEDTYPKGQLPLSEQIPADEALVENVPTEYQSPKAADVPVVTLESLALEDEPKSEEHLEPNAVPEDSSDTKNEDISFKIEGVIHIELE